From the genome of Candidatus Omnitrophota bacterium:
CTCGTCATACATCGATTCCGCGCTGGTGAGCGTGTGTTCGGTGTTCGTCATGAAAGCTATAGCCCCGACATTGCGCTCCGGATCCTTCCCGAACGCCTTCCTGTAGTCGGCCAGTATGTCGCGTTCCTCGCGGCACCAGCCGTCACCCTCACCGGGACCGCTCCTCAATACGACCAGCTTTATGTTCTTTGAATAGGGGCTTGTGCCTGTAGTGCCCGCCGGGACCGTCTCGGTCCACATATATTCGATGACCTTTGAATTAAGGACGAACGGCGCCAGGAATATCACGTAGACCCTGGCGGCGAAGTCGTCTTCTTCCGTCGTCTTAAGGCTCTCGGGCAATTTTTTGGCCGGGAATTTATTCACCCTCCACTTCCAGGTGATGATGGGGTTCTTCGTCTTCGCGTCCATATTTATCTTATAGTAAAGGGCCGAGGCGGTCGAATCGCTCGTGGCCTTTACATAAGAGAGCGTGCCGTCCTTCTCTACCTTATAAGCCACCTTTCCCCTGAATACCTTCTCCTCCCACTCCTTTAACTCGTTCTCATCGGAGAACGGGAACCACTTCACCAGGAGCATCTTATATATGAGGGGTATCTCTCTCGCTTTTTTTATCTCTTCCGGTCCTTTTCCCGGCAGGAAATGCCTGTAGCAGAAAGGCAGGGAGGCGAGCACGGCTAGCAGGATAAATACGGCTATCTTCCAGTATCTCTTCTTTGCCAGGCGCCTGTTTTGCATATATTGGTTAGTATTTTATTGCGGCGCCTGATAAAAGTCAATAAAAAACCCCGCCCTTTTTTCAAAGGGCGGGGTTAAATACAGCAAATAACTACTTAGAAGCTTACCTTCACTGTACCAACAACATCGGAAGCGACTTCATCATTTCCGCCGCCGTACACTTCACCGGGGAAGAACCAGCCGGCCAGAATGCCGAAGCTGACGTCTTCTGTGTAATCCCAGTTGGCCTGCAGGTCTATTTCGCTGCCGACATAACCGTCTGAATCGGAATCGTTATAAATATACTGCTTCGCGTTCCAGAATAGGTTATAGTTGGCCTTCAGCGTCAGACTGTCAACAGGCTGTAGGCTTCCTACGAAAATGACCTGGTGCTGGTTGGTGAACGATGCATCGGCTGAGCTCTGGAGCTGACCACTCCTTGTAGGATACTGATTGGTCGTATAGAACTTTCCGACGAATTCACGGATGGCCGAATCAAACTTGCCTCTATACATCGGATCCCATCCCTTGAATGTACCGCCGGCCCCTGCCGGGCTCTCTTCCGCCTTGTTGCCGGAGTAGTATACCCACTCTGCGCCGATCTTCGGCTTCCATGCGAACTTCTCTGTGAAGTATCTGCACTCACCGCTGATATCGAGCGCCCATGCCGAACGGGACCTGTCATTGATCTGTAACCTGCTGCCCAGGTACTCACCGCACTGGTATGCGCCTTCTGCCGCGACCGTGAACGCCTCGATCGGGTCGACGCTTCCACGCAGACCGAACGTATGCACCTCATTGCGGGCTTTCGAACCGACCCAATCTTCGATGCTCCTGTCTCTCTTCCAGAACCAATAACCTTCTGCCTCGGCCTTGTAGGAATCGAACTTGTAACCGACGTTCGCGCCCCAAAGGTCTACATCATCAGAGGCCTGTACCGCGTTCTCGGCGATCTTCGAATATACGCCCGTGATCGTCCAAGGATCGAAGTCCAATACCGCTTTCACGGCATCGAACGCAGTCATTACCGAGTATTCCTGCGCCTGTATAGCTCCGGTCGGATCGGTGTTATTTAAATTCGATCCAACGATGAAGCCCTTACCGAACCACAGGTTCTGCCGGCCGATAGTTACCGTGAGGGGCGAATAGATGAAGTCCTTCAGGGTAACATACGCCAACTCTAATTCAACATCGAACTCATCCGGGTTATCCGTGTAACCGCCGAGACCGTTTGGCGCAAGAGTGGTGTCACTCTGGATGTTCTTCGCCTTGACGTTCCAGTCTCTCTGGTTTGCCAGCCTGATGACCGTCTGGACGTTATCCGTCAGATCGGCCTCAACCTGCACTTCTGCGG
Proteins encoded in this window:
- a CDS encoding DUF3047 domain-containing protein, with protein sequence MQNRRLAKKRYWKIAVFILLAVLASLPFCYRHFLPGKGPEEIKKAREIPLIYKMLLVKWFPFSDENELKEWEEKVFRGKVAYKVEKDGTLSYVKATSDSTASALYYKINMDAKTKNPIITWKWRVNKFPAKKLPESLKTTEEDDFAARVYVIFLAPFVLNSKVIEYMWTETVPAGTTGTSPYSKNIKLVVLRSGPGEGDGWCREERDILADYRKAFGKDPERNVGAIAFMTNTEHTLTSAESMYDEIKLGYKEDGFASERGTR
- a CDS encoding alginate export family protein, translated to MKFLNVLCVLALALCFMVSGAYAETQSVKVSGDLAIRGFYRDSYDYVSKPAEDVAAGLGTRTGIQQSNQDWIMSTAEVQVEADLTDNVQTVIRLANQRDWNVKAKNIQSDTTLAPNGLGGYTDNPDEFDVELELAYVTLKDFIYSPLTVTIGRQNLWFGKGFIVGSNLNNTDPTGAIQAQEYSVMTAFDAVKAVLDFDPWTITGVYSKIAENAVQASDDVDLWGANVGYKFDSYKAEAEGYWFWKRDRSIEDWVGSKARNEVHTFGLRGSVDPIEAFTVAAEGAYQCGEYLGSRLQINDRSRSAWALDISGECRYFTEKFAWKPKIGAEWVYYSGNKAEESPAGAGGTFKGWDPMYRGKFDSAIREFVGKFYTTNQYPTRSGQLQSSADASFTNQHQVIFVGSLQPVDSLTLKANYNLFWNAKQYIYNDSDSDGYVGSEIDLQANWDYTEDVSFGILAGWFFPGEVYGGGNDEVASDVVGTVKVSF